The genomic window TGCTAAAGATGAGGTCCGATGTTAATTCTTATTTGTGAAAACCTCCTTGATCCCTAGCAAGACACTTTCcccaaatttgttctttttaatatttaccTCTTTATTGGTTATACTGGTAGAAAATAGCTTACTCAGTTTTGGTTCAACTATATAaatgcaataattttaaattattcaacTGGGCCAAATCATATGATGAGGTGGACAAGACAGCATAGAACGCAATGGGGCCTTCCTTTAAGGCCTAAATAAGACCAAGTTTATTTGGGACAAACTCAGAGCTTATCTTGGGAGCAAGTTCTGCCTTCAAAACATACTGGCTGTATGACTAGAAGCAAGTCATTTTCTCTACAGTtaacacatttataaaatgagtagtAGTATGACCTCTAAGGTCACTCTAACCCTTCAAGCTCCTTGTCTTTGTttggtggcacagttgatagagtactggaccGGGGTCTGgtagacctgagtttgaatccaactgtatcatcctagacaagtcacttaatctattttGATCtcagtttgtttttggttttgaatctgtaaaatgaggatcctAATGACATCTTCCTTCCAGGGCTGTTattaagataaaatgagataatatttataagtacTTTATAACCTTAAATAAccttatataaatgttaggtatTATCATCTAGTGTCTTTTTTAGGAAGGATGTCATGAATTCATGATCAAAAATGGATAATCATACAaaaggaatataataataataacaataataggaatgataataatgatggtaATGATGGTGACTAATGTAAGTGTAATGTTTTACCTGTCTTCTTTACAGATGTTCTCATCTGTTACCCAGATTTGACTTAGTAGAGGGATAAACTCCCCATCCTTAGCAGTTTCAATAATCCTATTGCAATTGACTGTCAAATTGCTTTTGAAAGTGCAGTTGTCCTAGAGACCAGGAAGAAGACTATGCAAAATCATCACATGAATCACTCTTTTCCCCTGATCTGCCTAATTCTCAAAAGGAGGTTTTTATGTGAGTCAATATGTCAAAAGAAGTAACCTTTCCAAAAGGTTAAAACAAATTCACCCAGTGCTTTCAGACTGATTGTCTGAACACAGTACTTAGATAAGATGATACATTCATATACTTTGAATATACTAAACAAGTTACTGTATGATTAATAAGTAAGCCACTGACAACAGTTGACTGAGAGCAAATTAATTTTTGCccatgaagaaaaaaagacatacaaTTTCCATGTGTCTAAAGATAATTGCAAATATGctcttattttatttacatagttGTATAGAAAATACTTATAGATATACCAGACAAACTCAATCAAAGAAGGACATTAATTTTAAATAGACAAAAACTGGCTAAGCTTATGCAGAATGCAATCTGCAATTCACATTTGCtactatttattttcttaagaaagtgaataaaattttaacctACCACTAAAAGCCCTATTCTGACCAGATGTGAATTGCTTTGATGAAGTtactcttgcaacaagaaaactaGGGTTCTGTTGCCTCTCATTTATTTaaacaaatggaaagaaagtATTCTCTGGGGTATCAGTCTGAATACCAGTCTACATATGACCTTAATGAGAACACAGTTAGAGTCTCTACTTTCCGGATGATCGTGAATGACCAAAAACACTTAGAAGCAGGCACTGAATCAAACCTTTTATGGGAAATTGGCTAAATCAGACCAAACCAATTTTCAGGTTCATTAATGTCTGTCAGGGCTTAGCAGCTCTGTGGGGGTGGTGGGGAAGCATTAAGTGGAGTGAATTTTGAACTATAGTGAAAATGTCTCATGAGTATTTGCTTCATTAGGGAAAAGATTTTTCCATGACTCTGTCCAACTCTGAACACAATGCTGAGAACCCAGTTTTAAGTGGTCTAAATGCGTAATGCAGAATAATTTCAACCCTGGGAAGGAACATATTAGTAAATCATATAAACTGTCAGGAGCtagtgaaaatattttctttttggataGCTCTGACCTGGGCAGTATGGCTGCCCAAGCTACTAAAGAATTAAGCCTTCCCCTTGTAGACTTTAGCTTGTTCATGCTGTAGAATTTGGAAGTGGAAGGGACTTTATAAATCTTTGAGTGCACTTTTCTCATTTTCACCATCAGTAGAAAATCAGATTCTAAAATTGAATCCCAGGAGACGTGCCCAATGTTATCCAGACAAGaagaagcagaaccagaattcaCATCCAGGATTTTAGAATCTAGGGTAGATCCTCCATGGAAGACTGAGTGGCAGGACAAAAAAATACGTAGGATGAGAAAGCAGATAGATTGCAATCTCCCCAGGTAAGTTGAGTATAAACACTGTCAATACCATAGTTCCAATGAAGTAAGATGCAAACTGTCCTTTTGAGAAGGGAGGCTTTTATTTGTTGAGCCAAATCAGCTTCCTCTTTAAGGTATATTCTcaaggaaaattcaatttaattctccAGAGGATTTATTGAGCACCCATCATGTATAAGAGCTTGCATTAGTTCTTAGATACAAAGCTAAATACAGCCCAGTCTTTAATCTCAGAATGTATTTCTAAAATTCATTGCTTTGGGACCACAGAATCCTAAGGTGATGAGTTAGCTGAGGTTGAGAGGAGTGGGGGTAGTTGTAAGAAAGACTATTTGCTGAATATTCCATCTTCTTctgaatgagagaaagaattgttttccATGTGTTCCTTTATGAAGGGGAAATTGTTCAGGAAAGGAATATTCATTATAATCCCAAGTGTACTATAGTTGGGTCCAAAGTAAAGTtagacaacaagcatttattatcacTTACTGGGAACCAGGCAAGGGAGACTAATTGGGGAGATGGATAGAGGATTGGGTctagaatctggaagacctgagttcaaatttgacttagacattttctagctgtgtgaccatagacaaatcacttaactctgtttcctcatccataaaataagggggttagaCTAGAAAATTTCTAAGAcgccttccagctctagatttatTATCCtataaatgaagaaggaaatggcaaaacagtccagtatctttgccaaatggggtctcaaaaagtcagacacaactgaaatgacaacaacaaaaaatgtgcaagGTTCTATGTTAAGtgctgtggatacaaagaaagacaaaagacagtccctgctcttgaAGAcccacagtctaatggggaaaataagCTATAGGAATAAGCTAAGAACAAACAAACTATAGAAAAGGCAAAGTGCTGACAATtagagagggaaggcactagtcAAGTTTCTCAGTCATAGGAAGAGGAGGGGCAGGGGGAACAGATGCCTGGACTTCATCAACCTCATCCTTGGCCATCCGAAGCCTCCTGGCTTTTCTGGGATCAGGTTCAGGGGTTTCCTCTGACCATCTCCCTACCCGCCGTACCCCCTTGGCCACCTTAGGGGCATTTCTGCAAGGGTTGTGGTCATAAATGACCAGCTTCAGGCCTGACAGGTGAATGAGACTGGGGAAGTAGGAGATGTTGTTTCGATCCACATCAATCACTTCCAGGAAAGGCATATGGAGCAGAACTGTGGGGAAATCCGTTAGCAAGTTACCAGAGAGCCAGATGGTCCTCAACTCCTGGAGCCTACTCAGTTGCCGAGGGAGGAGGCGTAGGGCATTGGAGCCAGCATGCAAGGTTTTGAGCAGACTCAACTCACAGATGACTTCTGGCAGTTGAGTTAGATAGTTATTCTCAATCCAAAGAGTCTTGAGGTTCTGCAGCAAACTCAATTCCCAAGGCAGGTCACGTAGTTTATTGTTCCCTAAGTAGAGGATGCAAAGCTGCTTCAAGGTACACACCACTGGAGGCAAGGCCTTGAATTTGTTGAAATCCAAGGCCAGGATCTGAAGGCTCTGCAGCTGTTCCACTTCTGGGGGCAAACTGTTTAAATTGTTGTCACTCAGGTAGAGCTTTACCAGTTCCTTGAAGGAGCACACATGTAAGGGGAACCTTCGCAGCTGGCTGCTGCTCAGGTCCACCATCTTGTCCAATGGCATCTCCTGGAGGTATCCAAGTAGGTAGTTCTGGCAACCTTTGGCAGGGACAAAGGCAATGAGCGCCCGAATAATGTTCCCCATCCTAAGTCTGGGCTCATGATGAGCACCAGCCTCACACAGAAGCAGGGCTAGGGATCTGAGAGCAGCCAGGGTCCCTACTTTACAGATGGCTCCATTGGTATTTCATTCCTTCCCATTATAACCTGTTGTTTATGTGGTATGAGCCGTTCATCTTGAGAGCAGCAAAATGTTCCTGATAGAGAATGAGTGTCGGGTGACAGACAGAGGACCATTTGGGAGACCAGCTCAGACTTGTCCAGAGCTTACCGCCAAGCAGCTCTTTTATCTCTACTTTCTAAACCTGTCCTTGGCCAAAGATAAGGGGGAGAAGATTTGGGGAAACGATATCAGCTGACTGTATGTTCTTATTGGTGGCAAGGGTTGACTCTCCAGAGTAAACCTTCCCTGGCATCTATTTTTAAACAAATCTAAACAGTTTCTGACTTAAAACAAATGTCAAATGAAACATTATTGGACATCACGATACTTCACCCAAAATATATTCCCTTAAACACTGAACAGAATTACCTAGTATGTTATGGTGTTTAGTTATTAGTTTCTACTTCTGTTGTTTGCCAATTgtgaacagaggaaaaaaaagagatctttTAACGTTGATCATATGGTACTGGCACTGTCTACTCTATTGGACCTGAATTTTGTTCCCTTTTGTGTTATCTCTATTTACTTTGTTGTAAGCATTTTATATGGagggcagtgaggtggtacagtggattgagcagtgggcttggaatcagaaggactcaTCTTCTtcagttaaaatccagcctcagatacttactagccatatgaccctaggcaaggcatttaaccttttttgtctcagtttccacatctgtaaatgagttggagaaagagatgcacaccactgcagtatctttgcca from Macrotis lagotis isolate mMagLag1 chromosome 2, bilby.v1.9.chrom.fasta, whole genome shotgun sequence includes these protein-coding regions:
- the LRRC10 gene encoding leucine-rich repeat-containing protein 10; this translates as MGNIIRALIAFVPAKGCQNYLLGYLQEMPLDKMVDLSSSQLRRFPLHVCSFKELVKLYLSDNNLNSLPPEVEQLQSLQILALDFNKFKALPPVVCTLKQLCILYLGNNKLRDLPWELSLLQNLKTLWIENNYLTQLPEVICELSLLKTLHAGSNALRLLPRQLSRLQELRTIWLSGNLLTDFPTVLLHMPFLEVIDVDRNNISYFPSLIHLSGLKLVIYDHNPCRNAPKVAKGVRRVGRWSEETPEPDPRKARRLRMAKDEVDEVQASVPPAPPLPMTEKLD